In the Mytilus galloprovincialis chromosome 10, xbMytGall1.hap1.1, whole genome shotgun sequence genome, one interval contains:
- the LOC143049874 gene encoding neuropeptide CCHamide-2 receptor-like produces MKLNNNSNALYQVSTQFDYHYHNSTNFSDYQPMDTVVDQQLMTVIVPIVFIWIMFIGVAGNGSLVYIVLREKALRTVPNALIVNLSVGDLLLLIFSAPFFTIVFGSQKYPFNEFVCKMNAYLQSLCLGVSIFTLTALSWDRYVAIVHPMNKHKGKPSLKIAIIVAVIWITSALIAISDAWSYTLIEGPGVAICFEVPPSIHGRKYLQARGISRFLLLFVIPLLVIGCFYVSMAKILVKSSREMPCESTVGSSMNRQQQRQVRDRVKVAKFVLSLVAMFVFCWLPRHIYVMWFAWDDGGITDFWMIFKIMSICLMYAYSCVNPYALFCLSRQFRKYYTFYLFRCCRRTRYRTNEFRRGSASMTIVKSNSDNI; encoded by the coding sequence ATGAAACTGAATAACAATTCAAACGCGCTATACCAAGTAAGTACTCAATTTGACTATCATTATCACAATTCTACAAACTTTTCTGACTACCAGCCAATGGACACTGTCGTTGACCAACAGCTCATGACAGTCATTGTTCCTATTGTTTTTATATGGATCATGTTTATTGGTGTTGCAGGGAACGGATCCCTGGTCTACATCGTCCTACGGGAAAAGGCTTTGCGAACTGTTCCAAATGCTTTGATAGTAAATCTTTCAGTTGGAGATTTATTGTTACTGATATTTTCGGCACCTTTCTTCACAATTGTTTTTGGAAGTCAGAAGTACCCGTTTAATGAGTTCGTATGTAAAATGAACGCTTATCTACAATCATTGTGTCTAGGAGTTTCTATATTTACACTAACTGCCCTAAGTTGGGACAGATACGTTGCAATAGTGCATCCTATGAATAAACACAAAGGGAAACCGAGTTTGAAAATCGCCATTATAGTTGCAGTCATTTGGATTACCTCGGCACTTATTGCTATATCAGATGCTTGGAGTTACACTTTAATAGAAGGACCCGGCGTGGCAATTTGTTTTGAGGTGCCACCGAGCATTCATGGAAGGAAGTATTTACAAGCTCGAGGCATATCAAGATTTCTTCTGCTTTTCGTGATTCCATTATTAGTTATAGGATGTTTTTATGTTTCCATGGCAAAGATCTTGGTAAAAAGCAGTCGAGAGATGCCTTGTGAGTCGACAGTCGGATCTTCCATGAATCGACAACAACAGCGTCAAGTCAGGGATAGAGTTAAAGTTGCTAAATTCGTTCTTTCGTTAGTTGCtatgtttgtgttttgttggTTACCAAGGCATATTTACGTAATGTGGTTTGCTTGGGATGACGGTGGCATAACTGACTTTTGGATGATATTCAAGATTATGAGTATATGTTTGATGTATGCATATTCATGTGTAAATCCGTATGCCCTCTTTTGCCTAAGCAGACAGTTCCGGAAATACTATACGTTCTACTTATTCCGCTGTTGTAGAAGAACTCGGTATCGAACGAACGAGTTCCGACGCGGGAGCGCTTCTATGACCATTGTCAAATCGAATTCAGataatatatga